In Terriglobus aquaticus, the genomic window ACAATGGCCACGAGAAACAGACAGAGCAGGACGCAAGCAGCCGCTGCACCGGCGCGCATTGTGAAAGGCACCGCAAGCGAAGCCGCCACAAGCAACTCCGCAATGGGCAGAACGATCGCCAGAGGAGTCCCGAAGCGGTCAGGGACACCAAAGTCCTGCAGGGTCTGGCGGGTCCCCGCCCTGTCGCGCAGCTTCGCCGCTCCGGCAATCAGAAACGTCGCAACCAACACGGTCTGCAACACAAAAAACAGGTATGGCATGGTTTCACCTCGCATCAGTGAATCGGATTTGGATTGACGTTGGTGCAAACGTAGCTACCATTCACCCGATTGCAGTAACTCTGTCCAATGCCACAACACACACCGCCACAGCATGTAGGCGAAGTTAGCGAGCAGCAGGTGCCGATCGTGTGTCCATTCGGGCCCATGGACTGGCAGGCATACTGGCTGATCCTCCCCAGGAGTGTTGGGCAGCCAAAGCAGGATCCGTTGCTGCACACTTGCCCGGGCGCGCAACACGTGTTGCCACAGACTCGCTTCGGATCGGGGCAGCACACATTGTTCACGCAGGTTCCCGCGCAACACTGGCCGTTGCAGCACGGGTTAAACGGCGGGCAGCATTTGTTGTTGCAGATGTGGCTGGGATCGGGACAATACACTCCGTTCTTGCAGTCCTGGGGCGCCGCGCAAACTCCGCCGCAACAGATCTGCCCGGCCGTGCAACACTCTTTCCCGCAGTTCACCAATCCTGTCGGGCAGCCACAGCTGCCGTCGGGCGAACAGCTTGAAACGTTCGCGCCGCAGCACACGTTGTTGCACACCACCATGTTCTGTGGGCAGCACAGATCGCCACGGAAGCAGTTGTCGTGTCGTCCGCAGCAGGTAAACACACCACCACACGGCACCGGGCAGCATCCGCCACCGGGCAACTGGCACGTTCCCCAACACGCCAGCCAAATCACGTTGTACGCTGCTATCGCCGTCGCCCATGCCACCGGGCCGCCTATCCATACCTTCCAATCGTTGATCCCCGATTTATCCGCCGCCAGGTCGCCGCAATTGTTCCAGCAGTTATCGCAATCCGGAGCGTTGTAGGTTCCGCCAGGCACATACCAGCCATCGCCCGGATCGTTCGGTCCGCCCTGACCCGGCTTGTAGGCCATCACGCTGCGTTGGCCACCCGCTGCCACACCGGGTCCAGTAACTGCTGCCGGACGGTTGACGGTGGTGGTGAGACGGGAGGCTGTTGCCGGAAGATTGTGGCACTTGCGCAAACCCTGGCTCGCCTGGGACGCCAACGCAGTGACAATCGGCTGCAATCCCGCATCAAGGATCAGGGCCGGGGCGGGATTCCGGTCCAGAAATGCGACTCCCGTTGCCGTGCCGCGGTTGTCCATAACCGCGCTTACAGCCCTGTTATCGATAACTCCCGTAACCTGTCCTGGCCTCATCTGCAGAGTCGCGTTTGCAATACCGCGCGCACCTGCGCCGTAGGCGATGGTCGCAGTTCCGGTGTGATCCTCTGAGGTGGTCACGGTGGAATCCACCAGCGTTTGGCCACCTCGGTGTGCCACGATCCGGGTGGTCACCACACGTGCGACCGCGTCATACGTCAGGGTCTGCTCAAGATCCACGCCAGACTGGCTTACGATCAGGCCTTGTGTCATCACATTGCCACTGCGCTGCCGCTGACATTGCCCGGTCAGCGTCATCGGCAATCTGTTTACCGGTGTTGCCAGGCGAAGGCGCTGGTTCGCCCCAGGCTGCGCGGCCAGTCTCCCCAACGCAGATTGCGAGCCCCATAGCGCCGCCGTCGACGCAGCGCCCTGCACGAACTTCCGCCGCGCAGGACTCGTCGGAGCCGAATGTCCCGCCATGCGCAGACAAACTTTGTCGAACCAATTCATCATGGCAGCGATCTTCCGTTCCACTTAGCGCGGCGACATAGTAAAAACGCGACATCACTGCAAATCTTTTCCGGGAGCACGCAGCCTTGCTCCTCAACCTGCAGTAACTCATCGCAACCTACTCAGCCAGGATCGGCGATGACCTACTTACTTACAGGACGAGCAGGATGCGCACGGTTCTTTCCTCCACGCCCCGGTCAGAGTTGCTTCCCTTCGTGCGTGCCTATGCACAGCGCGAGCTCCGTCTCGAGCCCGACATCGAGCAGCCCGTTGTCGCTACCCTCGAACAGGTTCTGCAATTCGAATTCGCCGATCCACTTGCCATTCACTACGCGGACGGCAATCTTCAATATCCCGGAAGGATCACTCTTGTCGGCGCGCACACGTTCCCACGCGCGTCCATCCTCTTTCGAGGCAGCATCGAATCATTCGGTGTTTTCTTTCAGCCGCTCGGCTTGTGGCAACTCTTTCAGATCCCGAATCGAGCGATGAGCAATCAGGCTTATGACGGGGTTGCATGCCTCGGTCCTGGTGTCCGCAGTTTGTGGGAAGCGATGGCCGAAGACGGAACGTTTCTGGGACGAGTGCGCCTCGTTGAGGAATACCTTTACAGCCGTCTTAGCCGTTGTGAGCCGCATACGTCTGCCATGGCAGCCGCAGCCTACATATTTCGGCACAAGGGCGTTCTGCACATCGGCGAAGTTGCCGGCCGTTCCGCATTGAGTCTGCGGCAATTTGAGCGCAGGTTTGTCGAAGATATTGGTGTTCATCCCAAACTCTTCGCCCGCATCGTTCGTTTTCAAAGTGCGCTTGATACCAAGCTGCGTTTCCCCGCTCGTCCGTGGATACAAATCGCGCACCGATTCGGCTATCACGATCACATGCACATGGTGCACGACTTCCGCTCGCTCAGTGGCTTCTCGCCAACAGCTGTTCTGGCCAGCATCGGCGATGGCAGGCCGTCTGCCCTGCAGGCCTCCGACCATCTCCTGCTTGGATAGGCCACTTAGACCTTGCGGCTTTGGCAACCGCATCTTCGTTCGCGAAAAAGGAGGAGAACTCCTTACGGCTCAAGGTGAACCGGCACACCCCAACCACCTCGCCGGCGGCTTTTGGAGGCCTCGCAATTTATACTGAAAGATGAATGGCAGACGATCAGAACGCACTCCCTTTGGGCCCGAACAACCCCGATTCGAACGACCAGACCGGCGACACCACCGCCCGTAGCGACTCCGGCACGGGCGGCAACACCCCGCCTTCTGGCGGCGGCAGCATGGGTCCCGGCGCGCTCCATCTCTTCCCCATCAACATCGAGGAGGAGATGCGCCGGTCGTATCTCGACTACTCGATGTCGGTCATCATCGGCCGCGCCCTGCCCGACGTCCGTGACGGCCTGAAGCCCGTGCACCGCCGCATCCTGTACGCCATGCAGGAGATGGGCCTCCAAGCCAACAAGAAGTACACCAAGTGCGCCAAGGTCGTGGGCCACGCTATGGGCAACTACCACCCCCACGGCGACTCCGCCATTTACGACGCCATGGTGCGCCTCGCCCAGCCCTTCAGCATGCGCTACCCGCTGGTCGACGGCCAGGGCAACTTCGGCTCAGTGGACGGCGACCCACCTGCCGCCATGCGTTACACCGAGTCGCGCATGACCAAGATCGCCGGCGAAATGCTTGCCGACATCGACATGGACACCGTCGACTTCACCCCGAACTACGACGAGTCCACCTTGGAGCCCACCGTCCTCCCGGCGCGCTTCCCAAACCTCATCGTCAACGGCTCGTCCGGCATCGCCGTCGGCATGGCGACCAACATCCCGCCGCACAACCTGACCGAGATCATCAACGCCGCCATCACCCTGGTGAACGACCCGCACGCCGGCCTCGACCAGGTCCTCGAGCATGTGCAGGGTCCCGACTTCCCGACCGGCGGCTTCATCTTCGGCAAGCGCAACATCCGCGAGAGCTACCGCACCGGCCGCGGCCGCTTCCTCATGCGCGCCAAGTGCAACACCGAAGAGCTGAAGGGCGGCCGCGAGTCGATCATCGTCTCCGAGATCCCCTACCAGGTCAACAAGAACAACCTCATCAAGCGCATCGCCGAGCTCGTCACCGACAAGGTCATCGACGACATCTCCGACGTGCGCGACGAGTCCGACCGCGAAGGCATGCGCATCGTCATCGAGCTGAAGCGCGGCGCCCAGCCGGAAATCGTGCTCAACCAGCTCTACAAGAATACCCAGATGCAGGAAAGCTTCAGCATGATCTTCCTGGCCGTGCACAACGGCCAGCCGCGCGAGCTGCCCCTGCCCGACGCCATCCGCGCCTTCATCGACCACCGCATCGACGTCGTTCGCCGCCGCACCGCCTTCCTGCTCGGCAAGGCGCGCGAGCGCGAGCACATCTTGCTCGGCTACCAGATCGCGCTCGACCACCTCGACCAGGTCATCCGCACCATTCGCAACAGCGGCAGCCGCGCCGAGGCCCGCGAAAACCTCTTCCAGTTCTTCAGCGGCAAGACCATCAACCTGCGCGGTACCGAGCTCGCCGGCGTCACGCTCGACCCCAACAAGTACGGCGTTGACTCCGCTCTGCTGCCCGCCGCACCCGCAGGCTCAGCGCTCGCCGGCTCGCTCATCCTCAGCTACCGCCAGATCGACGCCATCCTCGAGCTGCAGCTCTACCGCCTCACCCAGCTCTCCATTGACGAGCTGCTCAACGAACTCGCCCGCGTCCGCGAGTCCATCGCCGAGTACGAGTCCATCCTCGCCAGCGAAAAGAAGCTGCGCCGCGTCATCGTCAAGGAGCTCGAAGAGGTCCGCGACAAGTACGGCGACGTCCGCCGCACCCAAATCGTCGATGAGACCGCCGAGCTCGGCCTCGAAGACCTCATCGCCGACGAGCAGGTCGCCGTCACCGTCTCCCACACCGGCTATCTCAAGCGCACGCCCATCTCCACCTACCGGCAGCAGCGCCGCGGCGGCACCGGCCGGCTCGGCATGAAGACGCGCGAAGAAGATTTCGTCGCCTCCCTCATCGTCGACTCCACCCACAGCTTCCTTCTCTTCTTCACCAACACCGGCCGCGTCTTCTGGCTCAAAATCTACGAGATCCCCGACGTCGGCGCCGCCGGCAAGGGCAAGCACATGGCATCGCTGCTCGCCCTGCAGCCCGGCGAAAAGATCGTCAGCTACCTCGCCGTCCGCAACCTCAAGGAAGAGGGCAAGTACGTCTTCTTCGCCACCCGCGAAGGCATCGTCAAGAAGACCCCGCTCACTGACTTCTCCAACGTCATGGCCCGCGGCATCATTGCCATCAACATCGACAAGGACGACGAACTCATCGCCGTCCGCGTCACCTCCGGCGACGACGTCGTCTTCCTCGCCACCCGCGACGGCATGGCCATCCGCTTCGAAGAAAAGTACGACCCCGAAAAGTCCGGCGGCCTGCGTCCCATGGGTCGCAACGCCGGCGGCAACAAGGGCATCACCCTACGCAAAAACGACTACGTCATCGGCGTCGCCGTCACCCCGTCTGAGGCGTCCCGCAACCGCAAGCGCCTCGAACTTGCCGCCAAGATCGACGCCGAGCACCCACCCAAACCCGGCAAGCCGTCCATGACCGAGCAGGTCCAGGCCGCCATCGACGAGATGAACCGCGCCAAGGGCAACGTCCCCCTCGAACTCCAGGGTGACAGCTCCGAAAAGGTCGTCGAAGCCGCCCTGCCCGAAGCCGAAGTCGAAAAGATGGAAAAGCTCGACAAGCAGCTCGGCCTCACCGCCTGCCTCATCCTCACCGTCTCTGAAAACGGCTTCGGCAAGCGCACCGACGTCGACGCCTACCGCCTACAGTCCCGCGGCGGCAAGGGCGTCATCAACATGCGCACCACGCCCAAGATCGGCCAGGTCTCCACCATCCAGCTCGTCGACGAAACCACCGAACTCATGGTCATCAGCCAATTCGGCAAAATCATCCGCATCGACACCAAAACCATCCGCGCCGCCGGCCGCGCCACCATGGGCGTCAAACTCCTCGACCTCGACGACGCCGACAAGGTAGCCGCCGCCGTCACCATCCCCAACGAAGAAAAGAACGAAGACGAAAAGCCACTTATTCAGTAGCCCTCGATTGCAACGAAACACGACTCAACAAAGAAGGCCAGCCGCCAAGGCTGGCCTTCCTGCCTAGGAACCTCTCGTCTGGGGTACTGTCGTATACCGCGAGACTCCAGCGCCACCCAAGCTGGAGTCAAGTATCGGGGAAAATCTCGGTCGAGAAAAGCAGCATCTGCTCACTTGCTTTTGTCCTCAATCCTGATCGCGCCGGCGCTAAGCAAGAAGTCTGCGCTGTTGTCGAAGTCCCTGCATTGACGCGTTGGATCTGCGTCATCGCCTTGCGGAATGAATAGCACTAGACCTTGGCGGGCGCGGGTAAGAAGAACACGATAGGCATTTCTTCTGAACATCTCGCGGTCTCGATTTGTGATCAACTGCCATTTGGATTTTGCCGGCATGAAGTTTCGGGTATTCCATCGTTGTCCGTCCCAAATAAAATCGCCGCCCCAACACACTCCGACCCAATCGAGCTCGAGCCCCTGAACTTCGAACTCCGTCGCAAAAACCTCGCACTGATAGCTCGATCGAACATCGCCTCTCGGAGAG contains:
- the gyrA gene encoding DNA gyrase subunit A, producing MADDQNALPLGPNNPDSNDQTGDTTARSDSGTGGNTPPSGGGSMGPGALHLFPINIEEEMRRSYLDYSMSVIIGRALPDVRDGLKPVHRRILYAMQEMGLQANKKYTKCAKVVGHAMGNYHPHGDSAIYDAMVRLAQPFSMRYPLVDGQGNFGSVDGDPPAAMRYTESRMTKIAGEMLADIDMDTVDFTPNYDESTLEPTVLPARFPNLIVNGSSGIAVGMATNIPPHNLTEIINAAITLVNDPHAGLDQVLEHVQGPDFPTGGFIFGKRNIRESYRTGRGRFLMRAKCNTEELKGGRESIIVSEIPYQVNKNNLIKRIAELVTDKVIDDISDVRDESDREGMRIVIELKRGAQPEIVLNQLYKNTQMQESFSMIFLAVHNGQPRELPLPDAIRAFIDHRIDVVRRRTAFLLGKAREREHILLGYQIALDHLDQVIRTIRNSGSRAEARENLFQFFSGKTINLRGTELAGVTLDPNKYGVDSALLPAAPAGSALAGSLILSYRQIDAILELQLYRLTQLSIDELLNELARVRESIAEYESILASEKKLRRVIVKELEEVRDKYGDVRRTQIVDETAELGLEDLIADEQVAVTVSHTGYLKRTPISTYRQQRRGGTGRLGMKTREEDFVASLIVDSTHSFLLFFTNTGRVFWLKIYEIPDVGAAGKGKHMASLLALQPGEKIVSYLAVRNLKEEGKYVFFATREGIVKKTPLTDFSNVMARGIIAINIDKDDELIAVRVTSGDDVVFLATRDGMAIRFEEKYDPEKSGGLRPMGRNAGGNKGITLRKNDYVIGVAVTPSEASRNRKRLELAAKIDAEHPPKPGKPSMTEQVQAAIDEMNRAKGNVPLELQGDSSEKVVEAALPEAEVEKMEKLDKQLGLTACLILTVSENGFGKRTDVDAYRLQSRGGKGVINMRTTPKIGQVSTIQLVDETTELMVISQFGKIIRIDTKTIRAAGRATMGVKLLDLDDADKVAAAVTIPNEEKNEDEKPLIQ
- a CDS encoding helix-turn-helix domain-containing protein — its product is MRTVLSSTPRSELLPFVRAYAQRELRLEPDIEQPVVATLEQVLQFEFADPLAIHYADGNLQYPGRITLVGAHTFPRASILFRGSIESFGVFFQPLGLWQLFQIPNRAMSNQAYDGVACLGPGVRSLWEAMAEDGTFLGRVRLVEEYLYSRLSRCEPHTSAMAAAAYIFRHKGVLHIGEVAGRSALSLRQFERRFVEDIGVHPKLFARIVRFQSALDTKLRFPARPWIQIAHRFGYHDHMHMVHDFRSLSGFSPTAVLASIGDGRPSALQASDHLLLG